A region of Lichenibacterium dinghuense DNA encodes the following proteins:
- the glcF gene encoding glycolate oxidase subunit GlcF, whose amino-acid sequence MQTRFAPAQLADAQTRESEKILRTCVHCGFCTATCPTYLLLGDELDSPRGRIYLIKDMLEGGKPATAEVVKHVDRCLSCLSCMTTCPSGVHYMHLVDHARAHIDQTYERPKADKALRDLYARVLPHRGRFRAALMAARLGRPFGSLMGRVPGIGARLAASLKLSPTKPLPKAKYRPGDTVRPDAGPRRGRVAILTGCAQQVLRPTINESAIRLLGRHGIEVVLPKGEGCCGALVHHMGREHDAAAYAKANIDAWTREIEGEGLDAILITTSGCGTTVKDYGFMLREDPAYAAKAARVAALAKDVTEYLGTLTLDAPVRTLKGPLAYHSACSMQHGQKITDLPKRLLKEAGFAVSDVPEGHICCGSAGTYNLLQPQIADDLRARKVANIRKVAPVAVAAGNIGCMTQIGIGTEIPVVHTVELLDWSRGGPAPHGWDIPDALVVKPEVAKPAVSPLAAALG is encoded by the coding sequence ATGCAGACCCGCTTCGCCCCCGCCCAGCTCGCCGACGCGCAGACCCGCGAGTCCGAGAAGATCCTGCGCACCTGCGTGCATTGCGGCTTCTGCACCGCGACATGCCCGACCTACCTGCTGCTCGGCGACGAACTCGACAGCCCCCGCGGCCGCATCTACCTCATCAAGGACATGCTGGAGGGCGGCAAGCCCGCCACCGCCGAGGTCGTGAAACACGTCGACCGCTGCCTGTCCTGCCTGTCCTGCATGACGACCTGCCCGTCGGGCGTGCATTACATGCACCTCGTCGACCACGCCCGCGCCCACATCGACCAGACCTACGAGCGGCCGAAGGCCGACAAGGCCCTGCGGGACCTCTACGCCCGCGTGCTGCCGCACCGGGGCCGCTTCCGGGCGGCCCTGATGGCGGCGCGGCTCGGCCGCCCCTTCGGGAGCCTGATGGGCCGCGTGCCGGGGATCGGGGCGCGGCTCGCGGCGAGCCTCAAGCTGTCGCCGACGAAGCCGCTGCCCAAGGCGAAGTACCGGCCCGGCGACACGGTGCGGCCCGACGCCGGGCCGCGGCGCGGGCGCGTGGCGATCCTGACCGGCTGCGCCCAGCAGGTGCTGCGCCCCACCATCAACGAATCCGCCATCCGCCTGCTCGGCCGGCACGGGATCGAGGTGGTGCTGCCGAAGGGCGAGGGCTGCTGCGGCGCCCTCGTCCACCACATGGGCCGCGAGCACGACGCGGCAGCCTACGCCAAGGCCAACATCGACGCCTGGACGCGCGAGATCGAGGGCGAGGGGCTCGACGCCATCCTGATCACCACGTCGGGCTGCGGCACCACCGTGAAGGACTACGGCTTCATGCTGCGCGAGGACCCGGCCTACGCGGCCAAGGCCGCGCGCGTCGCGGCACTGGCCAAGGACGTGACGGAATACCTCGGCACGCTCACCCTCGACGCCCCGGTGCGGACCCTCAAGGGGCCGCTGGCCTATCACTCCGCCTGCTCGATGCAGCACGGGCAGAAGATCACCGACCTGCCGAAGCGGCTGCTCAAGGAGGCGGGCTTCGCGGTGAGCGACGTGCCGGAAGGGCACATCTGCTGCGGATCGGCCGGCACCTACAACCTATTACAGCCGCAAATCGCGGACGATTTGCGGGCCCGGAAGGTCGCCAACATCCGCAAGGTCGCCCCCGTGGCGGTGGCGGCCGGCAACATCGGCTGCATGACGCAGATCGGCATCGGCACCGAGATCCCGGTGGTGCACACGGTGGAGCTGCTCGACTGGTCGCGCGGCGGCCCCGCCCCCCACGGCTGGGATATCCCCGACGCGCTCGTGGTGAAGCCGGAGGTGGCGAAGCCGGCCGTGAGCCCGCTCGCGGCGGCGCTGGGGTGA
- the coxB gene encoding cytochrome c oxidase subunit II, which translates to MPQFGRLRARAAALPMLLAAGAARAEDGVGHPLPGQIGFQVGVTDIARDIHGFYDNLLFPIITVISLFVLVLLGICIFRFNERANPVPSKTTHHAMLEVAWTIVPVLILVVIAIPSFRLLTKQLELPKPDITIKATGKQWYWSYDYPKDQDGGFGFDSTRVEEKDAKTVPDFINLLSVDNEAVVPVNKNIQVNVTGADVIHGFIVQSLGVRIDAVPGRLNSTWFRADREGVYYGQCSKLCGKDHAYMPIAIRVVSQPAYEAWLQDAKKKYAQNGGQTVHLADASTAGAADTLQR; encoded by the coding sequence ATGCCACAGTTCGGACGGTTGCGGGCCCGCGCGGCGGCCCTGCCGATGCTCCTCGCGGCGGGCGCCGCCCGCGCCGAGGACGGCGTCGGCCATCCCCTGCCGGGCCAGATCGGCTTCCAGGTCGGCGTCACCGACATCGCCCGCGACATCCACGGCTTCTACGACAACCTGCTGTTCCCCATCATCACGGTCATCAGCCTGTTCGTGCTGGTGCTGCTCGGCATCTGCATCTTCCGCTTCAACGAGCGCGCCAACCCGGTGCCGTCGAAGACCACGCATCACGCGATGCTGGAGGTGGCCTGGACCATCGTGCCGGTGCTGATCCTCGTCGTGATCGCCATCCCCTCGTTCCGCCTGCTGACCAAGCAGCTCGAACTTCCCAAGCCCGACATCACCATCAAGGCCACCGGCAAGCAGTGGTACTGGTCCTACGACTACCCGAAGGACCAGGACGGCGGCTTCGGCTTCGACTCGACCCGCGTCGAGGAGAAGGACGCCAAGACCGTGCCGGACTTCATCAACCTCCTGTCGGTCGACAACGAGGCCGTGGTGCCGGTGAACAAGAACATCCAGGTCAACGTGACCGGCGCCGACGTGATCCACGGCTTCATCGTGCAGTCGCTCGGCGTCCGCATCGACGCCGTGCCGGGGCGGCTCAACTCCACCTGGTTCCGCGCCGACCGCGAGGGCGTCTATTACGGCCAGTGCTCCAAGCTCTGCGGCAAGGACCACGCCTACATGCCCATCGCCATCCGGGTTGTGAGCCAGCCCGCCTACGAGGCGTGGCTCCAGGACGCCAAGAAGAAATACGCGCAGAACGGCGGGCAGACGGTGCATCTCGCCGACGCGTCCACGGCCGGCGCGGCCGACACCCTCCAGCGCTGA
- the ctaD gene encoding cytochrome c oxidase subunit I — MATTATAAHGDDHALPHGWRRYLFSTNHKDIGTLYLFFAVFAGTVGAVMSLMIRIQLMNPNWHFMGHMAEWVGQADASTMVDAGKNLYNVHITMHGLIMIFFMVMPALIGGFGNWFVPIMIGAPDMAFPRMNNISFWLLPFSFLLLMISMHMEGAPGMEGFGGGWVMYPPLSGNVGHPGPAMDFVILSLHLAGVSSILGAINFITTIFNMRAPGMTLHKMPLFAWSVLVTAFLLVLSLPVLAGAITMLLTDRNFGTAFFDPANGGDPLLFQHLFWFFGHPEVYILILPAFGIVSHIVSTFSRKPVFGYLGMAYAMVAIGVVGFVVWAHHMYTVGMSLDTQRYFVFATLVIAVPTGIKIFSWIATMWGGSIAFRTPMLWAVGFIFLFTVGGVTGVVLANAGVDRALHETYYVVAHFHYVLSLGAVFALFAGFYYWFPKMSGYMYNERLGQIHFWIMFVGVNVTFFPQHFLGLAGMPRRYVDYPEAYSLWNQVSSVGAILSVASISLFLFIVAEAFAKKRVAGDNPWGPGATTLEWTLSSPPPFHQFETLPRITGADH; from the coding sequence ATGGCCACGACCGCGACCGCCGCCCACGGCGACGACCACGCCCTGCCGCACGGCTGGCGCCGCTACCTGTTCTCCACCAACCACAAGGACATCGGCACGCTGTACCTGTTCTTCGCGGTCTTCGCGGGGACGGTCGGCGCCGTCATGAGCCTGATGATCCGCATCCAGCTCATGAACCCGAACTGGCACTTCATGGGCCACATGGCCGAGTGGGTCGGGCAGGCCGATGCGTCCACCATGGTGGACGCCGGCAAGAACCTCTACAACGTGCACATCACCATGCACGGCTTGATCATGATCTTCTTCATGGTCATGCCGGCGCTGATCGGCGGCTTCGGCAACTGGTTCGTGCCCATCATGATCGGCGCGCCCGACATGGCGTTCCCGCGCATGAACAACATCTCGTTCTGGCTGCTGCCCTTCTCGTTCCTGCTGCTGATGATCTCCATGCACATGGAGGGCGCACCCGGCATGGAGGGCTTCGGCGGCGGCTGGGTGATGTATCCGCCGCTGTCGGGCAACGTGGGCCATCCCGGCCCGGCGATGGACTTCGTGATCCTGTCTCTGCACCTCGCCGGCGTGTCGTCGATCCTCGGCGCGATCAACTTCATCACCACCATCTTCAACATGCGCGCCCCCGGCATGACGCTGCACAAGATGCCGCTCTTCGCCTGGTCGGTGCTGGTCACCGCCTTCCTGCTCGTGCTGTCGCTGCCCGTGCTGGCCGGCGCCATCACGATGCTGCTGACGGACCGCAATTTCGGCACGGCCTTCTTCGACCCCGCGAACGGCGGCGACCCGCTGCTGTTCCAGCACCTGTTCTGGTTCTTCGGCCACCCCGAGGTCTACATCCTGATCCTGCCGGCCTTCGGCATCGTCAGCCACATCGTGTCGACCTTCTCGCGGAAGCCCGTCTTCGGCTACCTCGGCATGGCCTATGCCATGGTGGCGATCGGCGTGGTCGGCTTCGTGGTCTGGGCCCACCACATGTACACGGTGGGCATGTCGCTCGACACGCAGCGCTACTTCGTCTTCGCGACGTTGGTGATCGCCGTGCCGACCGGCATCAAGATCTTCTCCTGGATCGCCACCATGTGGGGCGGCTCCATCGCGTTCCGCACCCCCATGCTGTGGGCGGTGGGCTTCATCTTCCTGTTCACGGTCGGCGGCGTGACCGGCGTCGTGCTGGCCAACGCCGGCGTCGACCGCGCCCTGCACGAGACCTACTACGTCGTGGCGCACTTCCACTACGTGCTGTCGCTCGGCGCCGTCTTCGCCCTGTTCGCCGGGTTCTACTACTGGTTCCCGAAGATGTCGGGCTACATGTACAACGAGCGGCTCGGGCAGATCCATTTCTGGATCATGTTCGTCGGCGTGAACGTGACCTTCTTCCCGCAGCACTTCCTCGGCCTGGCCGGCATGCCGCGCCGCTACGTCGACTATCCGGAAGCCTATTCGCTGTGGAACCAGGTGTCGTCGGTCGGCGCCATCCTGTCGGTCGCCTCGATCTCGCTGTTCCTGTTCATCGTCGCCGAGGCCTTCGCCAAGAAGCGCGTCGCCGGCGACAACCCGTGGGGCCCCGGCGCCACGACCCTGGAATGGACGCTGTCGTCGCCGCCGCCCTTCCACCAGTTCGAGACGCTGCCTCGCATCACGGGCGCGGACCACTGA
- a CDS encoding heme o synthase: MTMMTEPAGRADAAFAGSLALPGDYWELLKPRVMSLVIFTAAAGLVVAPGHVNPVVALVSLLATAVGAGASGALNMAYEADIDGVMKRTAGRPIPTGRVTSGEAYAFGIVLSVFSVMLIGIAANWLSAALLAFTIVFYSLVYTVWLKRATPQNIVIGGAAGALPPMIGYSIVTNSVTVDSVILFLIIFMWTPPHFWALALLKSEDYAKAGIPMMPNVKGTARTRVEILLYTLVLAPLGVAPWFTGLAGPVYGVVAAATGAVMLLLAWRCYSVRVGPEADKAAKNLFAFSILYLFLLFAVLLAERGLALASHLGL; the protein is encoded by the coding sequence ATGACCATGATGACCGAGCCGGCCGGCCGCGCTGACGCCGCCTTCGCCGGGTCGCTCGCCCTGCCGGGCGACTATTGGGAGCTGTTGAAGCCCCGCGTGATGTCGCTGGTGATCTTCACGGCCGCGGCGGGGCTGGTGGTGGCGCCGGGCCACGTCAACCCCGTCGTGGCGCTGGTGTCGCTGCTCGCCACCGCCGTCGGCGCCGGCGCCTCGGGGGCGCTCAACATGGCCTACGAGGCCGACATCGACGGCGTGATGAAGCGCACCGCCGGCCGCCCGATCCCCACGGGCCGCGTCACCTCGGGCGAGGCCTACGCCTTCGGCATCGTGCTGTCTGTCTTCTCCGTGATGCTGATCGGCATCGCGGCGAACTGGCTGTCGGCGGCGCTGCTCGCCTTCACCATCGTGTTCTACTCGCTGGTCTACACGGTGTGGCTGAAGCGGGCGACGCCGCAGAACATCGTGATCGGCGGCGCCGCCGGCGCCCTGCCCCCGATGATCGGCTATTCCATCGTGACCAACTCGGTCACGGTCGACAGCGTCATCCTGTTCCTCATCATCTTCATGTGGACGCCCCCGCATTTCTGGGCGCTGGCGCTGCTGAAGTCCGAGGACTACGCCAAGGCCGGCATCCCCATGATGCCCAACGTCAAGGGCACGGCGCGCACGCGGGTGGAGATCCTCCTCTACACGCTCGTGCTGGCGCCGCTCGGCGTGGCACCCTGGTTCACGGGGCTGGCCGGCCCGGTCTACGGCGTGGTCGCGGCCGCCACCGGCGCCGTCATGCTGCTGCTGGCGTGGCGCTGCTACAGCGTCCGCGTCGGGCCGGAGGCCGACAAGGCCGCGAAGAACCTGTTCGCCTTCTCGATCCTGTACCTGTTCCTGCTGTTCGCCGTGCTGCTGGCCGAGCGGGGGCTGGCCCTCGCGTCGCACCTCGGGCTCTGA
- a CDS encoding cytochrome c oxidase assembly protein translates to MADPNAIPNAAHHRRTALAVLGMVAVMLGLAYAAVPLYRVFCRATGYGGTPQVATAAATSRGARTLNVRFDANVAPGLPWRFEPETPEMAVRTGQTVTVFFRVRNTAPRDTAARAQYNITPDIGGFYFDKIACFCFDEQHLGPDETAELPVVFFLDPKLEADPTMKDVDSLTLSYTFFAAKPAKAAAAAVSAPPRL, encoded by the coding sequence TTGGCCGACCCCAACGCCATCCCGAACGCCGCCCACCACCGCCGCACCGCCCTGGCGGTGCTGGGCATGGTGGCCGTGATGCTGGGGCTCGCCTATGCGGCGGTGCCGCTCTACCGCGTGTTCTGCCGGGCCACCGGCTACGGCGGCACGCCGCAGGTCGCGACGGCCGCGGCGACGTCGCGGGGCGCGCGGACCCTCAACGTGCGCTTCGACGCCAACGTGGCGCCGGGTCTGCCCTGGCGCTTCGAGCCCGAGACGCCCGAGATGGCGGTCCGCACGGGCCAGACCGTGACGGTGTTCTTCCGCGTGCGCAATACGGCGCCGCGCGACACCGCCGCCCGGGCGCAGTACAACATCACGCCGGACATCGGCGGCTTCTACTTCGATAAGATCGCCTGCTTCTGCTTCGACGAGCAGCACCTCGGCCCGGACGAGACGGCCGAGCTGCCCGTGGTGTTCTTCCTCGACCCCAAGCTCGAAGCGGACCCGACCATGAAGGACGTCGACAGCCTGACGCTGAGCTACACGTTCTTCGCCGCCAAGCCGGCCAAGGCTGCGGCGGCGGCCGTTTCCGCGCCGCCGAGACTCTGA
- a CDS encoding cytochrome c oxidase subunit 3 has translation MADGHAKPNHDYHILPLSPWPFVGSLSAFVMAIGGIAWMKHMPILGAPIGPYVFGAGMLGVLYTMLSWWSDVIRESKQGDHTRVVQISLRYGMILFIASEVMFFVAWFWAYFDVSLFPNFAQQFLRTDFTGGHWPPKGVSTIDAFHLPLFNTLILLTSGTTITWAHHSMLLGDKRSVTFALVLTVLLGLLFTSVQAYEYSDAPFAFHNNIYGSTFFMATGFHGFHVVIGTVFLAICLMRAKAGQYTPRRHLGFEFAAWYWHFVDVVWLFLFVAIYVWGSWGVPTTGAAG, from the coding sequence ATGGCCGACGGACACGCCAAGCCGAACCACGACTATCACATCCTGCCGCTCAGCCCCTGGCCCTTCGTGGGCTCGCTCAGCGCCTTCGTGATGGCGATCGGCGGCATCGCCTGGATGAAGCACATGCCGATCCTCGGGGCGCCGATCGGCCCCTACGTGTTCGGCGCCGGGATGCTCGGCGTGCTCTACACCATGCTGTCCTGGTGGAGCGACGTCATCCGCGAGTCGAAGCAGGGCGACCACACCCGCGTGGTGCAGATCTCCCTGCGCTACGGCATGATCCTGTTCATCGCCTCCGAGGTGATGTTCTTCGTGGCCTGGTTCTGGGCCTATTTCGACGTCAGCCTGTTCCCCAACTTCGCCCAGCAGTTCCTGCGCACGGACTTCACCGGCGGGCACTGGCCGCCGAAGGGCGTCTCCACCATCGACGCCTTCCATCTGCCGCTGTTCAACACGCTGATCCTGCTGACCTCCGGCACCACCATCACCTGGGCGCACCATTCCATGCTGCTCGGCGACAAGCGCTCGGTCACCTTCGCGCTGGTCCTCACCGTGCTGCTCGGGCTGCTGTTCACCAGCGTGCAGGCCTACGAGTACAGCGACGCGCCCTTCGCCTTCCACAACAACATCTACGGCTCGACCTTCTTCATGGCGACGGGCTTCCACGGCTTCCACGTCGTCATCGGCACCGTCTTCCTGGCGATCTGCCTGATGCGGGCCAAGGCGGGGCAGTACACCCCGCGCCGCCACCTCGGTTTCGAGTTCGCGGCCTGGTACTGGCACTTCGTCGACGTGGTGTGGCTGTTCCTGTTCGTGGCCATCTACGTCTGGGGCTCCTGGGGCGTGCCCACCACCGGCGCCGCGGGCTGA
- a CDS encoding DUF983 domain-containing protein has protein sequence MVPADHPSASPGSAGLRGRCPRCGRGRLFRGFLDVAERCDACGLDFRFADAGDGPAFFVSFAALIVVVGLALVVDAAYEPPIWLLMLILLPLVLLLCLGTLRPIKGLIIGLQYRNKAEQGRIAR, from the coding sequence ATGGTGCCCGCCGACCACCCATCCGCGTCCCCCGGTTCCGCCGGCCTCCGGGGCCGCTGCCCGCGCTGCGGCCGCGGCCGGCTGTTCCGCGGCTTCCTCGACGTCGCCGAGCGCTGCGACGCCTGCGGGCTCGACTTCCGCTTCGCCGACGCCGGGGACGGGCCGGCCTTCTTCGTGTCCTTCGCGGCGCTGATCGTGGTGGTGGGGCTGGCGCTGGTCGTCGACGCCGCTTACGAGCCTCCGATATGGCTGCTGATGCTCATCCTCCTGCCGCTGGTGCTGCTCCTGTGCCTGGGGACGCTGCGCCCCATCAAGGGCCTGATCATCGGCCTGCAGTACCGCAACAAGGCCGAGCAGGGCCGCATCGCCCGGTGA
- a CDS encoding SURF1 family protein — MTPAAAGRPPARWASLIPPAVVALAVAAGLVSLGVWQLHRLAWKEALIRTVEERTVAPPVPLPPRADWAALKPADYEYRRVSATGTFDHAEEVHVYRPLVSARGPFHGVGDVVLTPLHLASGGTVIVNRGFVPNERLDPATRAAGQVRGPVTVTGLMRSPQERNGFTPADDTAKNQWFTADPGAVAKVYGIDDAAPFVVDEDAGQAPGGLPQGGETVLDFPNSHLQYALTWFGLALALVGVFGVWAWRQVRGT; from the coding sequence GTGACGCCCGCGGCGGCGGGGCGCCCGCCCGCGCGCTGGGCGAGCCTGATCCCGCCCGCCGTCGTGGCGCTCGCCGTGGCGGCCGGGCTGGTCTCCCTCGGCGTGTGGCAGTTGCACCGCCTCGCCTGGAAGGAGGCCCTGATCCGCACCGTCGAGGAGCGCACGGTGGCGCCCCCCGTCCCCCTGCCCCCGCGCGCCGACTGGGCGGCGCTGAAGCCCGCCGACTACGAATACCGCCGCGTGTCGGCCACCGGCACCTTCGACCACGCCGAAGAGGTGCACGTCTACCGGCCGCTGGTCAGCGCGCGCGGGCCGTTCCACGGCGTCGGCGACGTCGTTCTGACGCCGCTCCACCTCGCCTCCGGCGGCACCGTGATCGTGAACCGCGGCTTCGTGCCGAACGAGCGGCTCGACCCCGCGACGCGCGCGGCCGGTCAGGTGCGGGGGCCGGTGACCGTCACCGGGCTGATGCGCTCGCCGCAGGAGCGCAACGGCTTCACCCCCGCCGACGACACGGCGAAGAACCAGTGGTTCACCGCCGACCCCGGCGCGGTCGCGAAGGTCTACGGGATTGACGACGCCGCGCCCTTCGTCGTCGACGAGGACGCCGGCCAGGCGCCGGGCGGCCTGCCGCAGGGCGGCGAGACCGTGCTCGACTTCCCCAACAGCCACCTCCAATACGCGCTGACGTGGTTCGGGCTGGCGCTGGCGCTCGTCGGCGTGTTCGGCGTCTGGGCGTGGCGGCAGGTCAGGGGGACCTGA
- a CDS encoding tellurite resistance TerB family protein — translation MVYRSPRPPSDLAADAAEFREPAFRDALVAGVAMVSHADGAPSPAERSRFLSLLEEDPALATFDRAAVLDDLAVHEGNYRFDVEVGTLMARDKLVRIAGRTRLCAALVRICRAVIPADGVIHPAEHRALAEIRSVLGVTARPVVFGAYGASAYVAAPVRQTAAE, via the coding sequence GTGGTCTATCGTTCCCCCCGCCCGCCGTCCGACCTCGCCGCCGACGCGGCCGAGTTCCGCGAGCCCGCGTTCCGGGACGCCCTCGTCGCCGGCGTGGCGATGGTGTCGCACGCCGACGGCGCCCCGTCGCCGGCCGAGCGCAGCCGCTTCCTGTCGCTGCTGGAGGAGGATCCGGCCCTCGCCACCTTCGACCGCGCGGCCGTGCTCGACGACCTCGCCGTCCACGAGGGCAACTACCGCTTCGACGTCGAGGTCGGCACCCTGATGGCGCGCGACAAACTCGTCCGCATCGCCGGCCGCACGCGGCTCTGCGCGGCGCTGGTCCGCATCTGCCGCGCCGTGATCCCGGCCGACGGCGTCATCCACCCGGCCGAGCACCGCGCTCTGGCCGAGATCCGCTCCGTCCTCGGCGTCACGGCGCGGCCGGTGGTGTTCGGCGCCTACGGGGCTTCGGCCTATGTCGCGGCCCCGGTCCGGCAGACCGCGGCGGAGTGA
- a CDS encoding TonB-dependent siderophore receptor encodes MRRGGPAFLLAGCAIAALMCGQVARAQQAPAKAAGNTVELETIDVQGQPKAGTAYQDATGPVQGFTAARSTAGTKTGTPIVDTPASVSVVGQPQIQATGSQTLPEALRYTPGIFANQFGFTPSTDFLQIRGFNVQDVGYYLDGLQLYSYAFAAFQVEPWGLERFDVLRGPASSLYGGSGPGGIIDSISKRPTTVPYHRVEVGVNNFGNAYGAFDLSGPVSPGSAWSYRVAALGRGGGTQVDHFDADRGFVAPSLSYRPDGTTTLTFLGQYQRDFTDPNQFLPYNGTVRPAPFGRIPTDLFTGDTALSTFERQQAFLGYEFEHSFANNLTVRQNLRYSYVDVLDRGPIGSGYADGTGASAQLARFNFLARDRGREVTVDNQLQANADTFALQHTFLGGVDYKHFIINDNQAFDFLPPALNIFAPRYGQVTTASTGYYGRSTNTQDQLGFYGQDQIRFNDLNVVLSARDDLLDTSLNNHLVPANNTEVGSNHITGRVAAIYDAAFDLHPYAGYATSFNPVLGTNFSTQQLLRPEDGEQEEVGVKYGRTGGPILATLALFNLTRSNVLNPDPTNPLLQVQTGEERSRGIELGLNATLAEGLSAVGSFTAFSIQNTKDTDRTILGKVPVATPEMLSSLFVDYTIPEGALRGLGFVAGERYVGASYADALNTQRVPDFWLTDAGIHYDRDGYRIAINARNLFDRTYVSSCNTSTSCFYGDRRTILGTLSFTW; translated from the coding sequence TTGCGCCGCGGAGGGCCGGCGTTCCTGCTGGCCGGTTGCGCGATCGCGGCGCTCATGTGCGGCCAAGTCGCGCGGGCCCAGCAGGCCCCGGCCAAGGCAGCCGGCAACACGGTCGAGCTCGAGACCATCGACGTTCAGGGCCAGCCGAAGGCCGGCACGGCCTACCAGGACGCCACCGGCCCCGTGCAGGGCTTCACCGCGGCGCGGAGCACGGCCGGCACCAAGACGGGCACGCCGATCGTCGACACGCCCGCCTCGGTCTCCGTCGTGGGGCAGCCGCAGATCCAGGCCACGGGATCGCAGACCCTGCCCGAGGCGCTGCGCTACACGCCCGGCATCTTCGCCAACCAGTTCGGCTTCACGCCCAGCACCGACTTCCTGCAGATCCGCGGCTTCAACGTCCAGGACGTCGGCTATTACCTGGACGGCCTGCAGCTCTATTCCTACGCCTTCGCGGCCTTCCAGGTGGAGCCCTGGGGCCTGGAGCGCTTCGACGTGCTGCGCGGCCCCGCCTCGTCGCTCTACGGCGGCTCCGGCCCCGGCGGCATCATCGATTCGATCTCGAAGCGCCCGACCACCGTGCCCTACCACCGCGTCGAGGTGGGGGTGAACAACTTCGGCAACGCCTACGGGGCCTTCGACCTCAGCGGCCCCGTGTCGCCGGGCAGCGCCTGGTCCTATCGGGTCGCCGCCCTCGGCCGCGGCGGCGGCACGCAGGTCGACCACTTCGACGCCGACCGCGGCTTCGTCGCCCCGAGCCTGTCCTACCGGCCGGACGGCACCACCACCCTGACCTTCCTCGGCCAGTACCAGCGCGACTTCACCGATCCGAACCAGTTCCTGCCCTACAACGGCACCGTGCGCCCGGCCCCGTTCGGCCGCATCCCGACCGACCTCTTCACCGGCGACACCGCGCTCTCGACCTTCGAGCGCCAGCAGGCCTTCCTCGGCTACGAGTTCGAGCACAGCTTCGCCAACAACCTCACCGTGCGCCAGAACCTGCGCTATTCCTACGTCGACGTGCTCGACCGCGGGCCGATCGGCTCCGGCTACGCGGACGGCACCGGCGCCTCCGCGCAGCTCGCGCGGTTCAACTTCCTCGCGCGGGACCGCGGGCGCGAGGTCACGGTCGACAACCAGCTCCAGGCCAACGCCGACACCTTCGCGCTGCAGCACACGTTCCTGGGCGGCGTCGACTACAAGCACTTCATCATCAACGACAACCAGGCCTTCGACTTCCTGCCCCCGGCGCTGAACATCTTCGCGCCGCGCTACGGCCAGGTCACGACGGCCTCGACCGGCTATTACGGCCGCTCGACCAACACGCAGGACCAGCTCGGCTTCTACGGCCAGGACCAGATCCGGTTCAACGATCTCAACGTCGTGCTGAGCGCGCGCGACGACCTGCTCGACACGAGCCTCAACAACCACCTCGTCCCGGCCAACAACACCGAAGTCGGGTCGAACCACATCACGGGGCGCGTCGCGGCCATCTACGACGCGGCGTTCGACCTGCACCCCTATGCGGGCTACGCGACCTCGTTCAACCCGGTGCTCGGCACCAACTTCTCGACCCAGCAGCTGCTGCGGCCCGAGGACGGCGAGCAGGAGGAGGTCGGCGTCAAATACGGGCGGACCGGCGGGCCGATCCTGGCCACGCTGGCCCTGTTCAACCTCACCCGGTCCAACGTGCTGAACCCGGACCCGACCAACCCGCTGCTGCAGGTCCAGACCGGCGAGGAGCGCTCGCGCGGCATCGAGCTCGGCCTCAACGCGACCCTGGCCGAGGGCCTCTCGGCGGTGGGGTCGTTCACGGCCTTCAGCATCCAGAACACCAAGGACACGGACAGGACCATCCTCGGCAAGGTGCCGGTCGCGACGCCCGAGATGCTGTCCTCGCTGTTCGTCGACTACACCATCCCGGAGGGCGCCCTGCGCGGCCTCGGCTTCGTGGCGGGGGAGCGCTACGTCGGCGCCTCCTACGCGGACGCGCTCAACACGCAGCGCGTGCCGGACTTCTGGCTGACCGACGCCGGCATCCACTACGACCGCGACGGCTACCGGATCGCCATCAACGCGCGCAACCTGTTCGACAGGACCTACGTGTCGAGCTGCAACACCTCGACCTCGTGCTTCTACGGCGACCGCCGCACGATCCTGGGCACGCTCAGCTTCACGTGGTGA
- a CDS encoding oxidase: protein MDGPLFTEAQRRAFLGKMNIPIRVFVGLMLSLGTMILFGATHPAPWIWMLEIPVLLVMIVVTMLYSMEVMEDIPLMRMWSVVGFAWLCILFGMVLIDYLTRGRFPM, encoded by the coding sequence ATGGACGGTCCCCTGTTCACGGAGGCGCAGCGGCGCGCGTTTCTCGGCAAGATGAACATCCCGATCAGGGTCTTCGTCGGGCTGATGCTGTCGCTCGGCACCATGATCCTGTTCGGCGCCACCCACCCGGCGCCGTGGATCTGGATGCTGGAGATTCCGGTGCTGCTGGTGATGATCGTCGTCACGATGCTGTATTCGATGGAGGTGATGGAGGACATCCCGCTGATGCGGATGTGGTCCGTCGTCGGCTTCGCTTGGCTGTGCATCCTGTTCGGGATGGTTCTGATCGACTATCTGACGCGCGGCAGGTTCCCGATGTGA